A window from Myxococcus fulvus encodes these proteins:
- the mrpC gene encoding Crp/Fnr family transcriptional regulator MrpC: MHGFNRPLGPIGSNVVAPLQATSSGMMVTANKLVPGQEAIDFKGYFKVESFPHNSTIYRPGDNTDRVYLLKSGRVRLMRIGKNGTRSVVSILRPGDLFGELFRPEGTPIEEMAIAAGEAEVWSIEGRDFRAQLEARPALAVDVVRAYAERVRALRKRVLGLTFKEVPARLADTLLTLVEAHGERCPHGGETDLRGITQQDLADLVGASRSFVSTLINEMKREGVLGNVGRILCVRDQKALRKIASKEK, translated from the coding sequence ATGCACGGTTTCAATCGCCCCCTCGGCCCTATCGGTTCCAACGTCGTGGCGCCGCTCCAGGCGACCAGCTCCGGGATGATGGTCACCGCGAACAAGCTGGTTCCGGGGCAGGAGGCGATCGACTTCAAGGGGTACTTCAAGGTCGAGTCCTTCCCGCACAACTCCACCATCTACCGCCCCGGCGACAACACGGACCGCGTCTATCTGCTCAAGTCCGGCCGCGTGCGCCTGATGCGCATCGGGAAGAATGGCACCCGCTCGGTGGTGTCCATCCTCCGCCCGGGCGACCTGTTCGGCGAGCTGTTCCGCCCCGAGGGGACGCCCATCGAGGAGATGGCCATCGCGGCGGGTGAGGCCGAGGTGTGGAGCATCGAGGGTCGTGACTTCCGCGCGCAGCTCGAGGCGCGTCCGGCCCTGGCGGTGGACGTGGTGCGCGCCTACGCCGAGCGCGTGCGTGCCCTGCGCAAGCGCGTGCTGGGCCTGACCTTCAAGGAGGTCCCGGCGCGTCTGGCGGACACCCTGCTGACGCTGGTGGAGGCGCACGGTGAGCGCTGCCCCCACGGCGGTGAGACGGACCTGCGCGGAATCACGCAGCAGGACCTGGCGGACCTGGTGGGCGCCTCGCGCTCGTTCGTGTCCACGCTCATCAACGAGATGAAGCGCGAGGGCGTGCTCGGCAACGTCGGCCGCATCCTCTGCGTGCGCGACCAGAAGGCCCTGCGCAAGATCGCCTCGAAGGAGAAGTGA